CTCACAATCAGGAACATGACCTACTCCAGCGTTACTCCCGACAGATAATTCCCCGGCGAATGGGTGCCCTGGTGTTGCACCTTAAATGCGGAACCTCTTGGCGGGGCTAGTCGACCCCGGTTCCCGCCTTTCAGGCAGCGCTATGCTGAACCCCTTTGCGTGGGGATCAGCAATAGCTTGCCGGTGGTCGCCCGGCTTTCCATGTCGGCATGAGCACGGGCGGCATCAGAAAGCGCGTAGGTTCCACCGACGTGCAGCTTGAGCGACCCATCGTGAATCCAACGGAACAACTGCTCGGTGCGGGCGCGAAGAAGTTCGGGCGTACTGATGTGATCGAAGAATGTCGCATAGCCGATCTTGATGCTCTTCGGCAGGCCCATGATGTCGAGTGGCCCCGGACCGCCAAGCACCGGCCCATACCAGCAGAATGTGCCGGAGCGACGAAGTGCTGCGAGCGACCCCTGAAAGGTCTTGGGACCGGAACCGTCATAGACGACGCTTGCACCTTCTCCCCCGGTGAGACGCAAAACTTCAGCGGCAAACTTCCCCTCCGTGTCGACGATAACGTGGTTCGCGCCAGCCGCTTTTGCGACGTCCACCTTGTCGGTCGACGAAACGCGGCCGATCACATGTCCACCCCTCAGCCGGACGATCTGTGTCAGCAGCAGGCCGACGCCACCCGCCGCAGCATGCACGAGTGCGGTGTCTCCAGGCTGGATCGGGTAGAAATCGGTGGCGAAGTGGCTCGCGGTCAATCCTTGCATCATGAGGGAGGCTGCTGTCTTGTCATCGATAGTATCGGGAAGGCGCACGAGCGCATCCGTTGAGATCAGGACGTGCGAGGCATAGCTTCCTGGCGCGTAGACCCAGGCGACCCGGTCTCCGATAGCGAAACCATCGACCCCATCACCAAGCGCGACGATGCGTCCTGCACCCTCGACGCCGAGAATTTTCGGGTTGGGGCTGTCTGTCCACGCCATGCCCTGGCGCACGCCGATATCCATGAAGTTCACGCCTGCGGCCGCGACTTCGACCACCACATGCCCCGGGGTGGCGACCGGTTCTGGGAGATCGACAAATTCCATCACCTCGGTGCCACCGATTTCATTCATAACCACGGCTCTCATGATCTTCCTTTCTTGACTGATCATTCCAGAAACAAGCAAAAAATTTTGCCCTCATGTCACTACCCGAAGCGCGATCCTGGCTAGGGCCTTGAGCTCTTTTGGCCCCGCGCCGCCGCGCGCAGCGATGCGGATGCCGGCAACATTGGCGAAGAGGAAATCGGCAGTCTCTTCCGTGGAAAGCGTTGCGTCGAGATCCCCTTGCGCCTGAGCCTCGCTGATGCATTGCTTGGCGGCATGCTTCAATCGCCGATCAGCAGCCTGATGAATTGCCGTTAGGTCAGGTCGGTTCTGGCCGAACTCGCAGACCGAGTTCACGCCAAGACAGGCCCGTGAAGCATTTTCGACCACTCGGTCCATCATCGCCCGAATGCCGTCCTGGGCACGCGGCGCACCGCGCAGCATGGCGATGTGGGCTTCCGTTTCCGCAGCGGCGTAGCGTTCGACAGCAAGGCAGTAGAGCTTCCACTTGTCGCCGAACGTATCATAAAGACTCTGCCGGCCAATCTTCATCGCACGGACGAGCATTTGGGTGGACGTGCCTTCGAAACCGTGTTCGCGAAACACCTCGATGGCGTCATCCAGCGCCTGCTCTCGATCGAATTCCTTGTTCCTTGCCATGGATGCGATTTAGGTATTCTGGAACGATCTGTCAAGAAAAGAATACGGCGAACGCTCGGGTAACTCCTTTAGAGCGTTGACTATGACATTTCAGGTTCGGTGGTTTGATTCCGTTCAAGGGCGAGGGATAGGAGACATCCTTGCTGCCGGCCTTCTGGTCGTCGAGTGATCTGAACGCCCGAGGAGCGTCAGGAGTGGATGCTTGGTCAGTGCGACCCAAGCGTCTCGATTGGGGCCGGAGAACGAACCCGCTGCGCGGGAGGGCGTCCGCGGTTGAAATAGAGGGCAGAGGCTGGAGGTCGCGCCTGGGTTGAACGTCGTCCGGCAAGGGCGGAGCATGACGAGCTTCTTTGCAGCCATTAGGCGCCTCGGGCTTTGCATCACGCTGCATCATAACGGCTTCGCATGGACGAAAACTAGAACTTTAGGACTTTGGCAATTTCAAATGCCAATTGATCTTGCGTGTAGGGCTTGCCAAGACGTGGTAAATCTATTCCAGCACCGGGAGGCAGATCGGCGTAGCCGGTTGCAACCAGAATAGGAAGCGCAGGGTTGATTTCCAATGCTGCCTTTGCGAGTTGCGCGCCATTCATCCCCGGCATCGAATAATCCGTAATCATCAGATCGATCTGATCGCCCCCACCCAGAAGCTCCAGAGCCCTTGCGCCCGAATTTGCCTCAAGGACCTCATGGCCGAGATCTTCCAACATATCGACGGTGCTCATGGCGATAAGCGCGTCGTCGTCAACCACCAGAATCTTTGCTCTTGCTGTCACGCCCGGCTGGGCTGGCGTCAGGTCCATCCCCTTATCCTCTATTTTCTGCGTCGTGGAAGGAAACCAGATTTCCGCTTTGGTTCCGTGCCCAGGCGCGCTGAACAACTGAAATTTGCCGTTCAACTGGACAGCAAGCCCATGAATCATCGATAAACCCAAGCCAGTACCCTTCCCCAATTCCTTGGTGGAGAAAAAGGGGTCAATCGCTTTCTTGAGCGTTTCGCCATCCATTCCATGCCCGGTATCTGTTACTGAAATCCGAAGGTAGGATCCCAAAGCTAGCCCATCCTCGGGCATTGATTGAGCAAGATCGAGTTCCACGACGAGTGACCCACCGTCCGGCATCGCGTCGCGCGCATTCACAGCCAGGTTGAGCAAGGCAAGTTCCACCTGATTGCCGTCCACCAGCGCGTGCGGCAGCCCGTTGGTCAAATTCAATCGCAGAGCAATCGCCGAGCCGATGGAACGCTCCAAAAGATCGGTCATGCCGCGGATGAGTTTTTCGAGATCAACGGGTTCGACCTGAAGATCCTGTCGCCTGGCGAAGGCGAGCAGGCGCTGCGTCAGCGCCGCACCACGACGGGCGCCCTGCATCGCACCCTCCAGAAGCCTTGCCGCCTTTGGGTTGTTTGCCAGGTGCTTTCTCAACAGGTCGAGATTGCCCATGACGGCCATGAGAAGATTATTGAAATCGTGGGCAACACCGCCTGTGAGCTGTCCGATTGCCTCCATCTTCTGTGCGTGGCGCAAATGCTGCTCAGCCCGCTCCCGCTGCGCCACCTCAGCCAAGAGTGTATCATGCGCCCGGCTAAGCTCGGCCGTTCGCTGAGCCACGCGCTCTTCCAGTGTATCGTTCAGGTCCCGCAACTGGTCTTCGTAGCGTTTGCGGTCAGTGATATCCGACGACACGCCAACCAAACGTTCGGGATGGCCGCTTTTGTCTGATACGACGCGAGCGCGGATTTCCGTCCAGTGAACGCTGCCGTCGGGCCATAGAGTGCGATGGTCTATGGCGTAGTCGCGGCCGCTATCGATGCTTTCCTTCACGGCGTTGAGGACGCGCTCCTTGTCATCCCCGTGGATACTTGAAAGCGCTTCCTCATAGGAAAAAGCCATAGTGGCCGGACGTCCGAAAATTGCCTTGCACGTGTCGGACGCCGCAAACCGCATGCTGTCCAATTCAAGTTCCCAGGTTCCGAGCCGGCCGGCAAGAAGCGCTGTTTGAAGACGCGATTCTCCTTCGCGAAGCTCTTCAATCCGAGCGCGTGCCTCGTACTGGCGTCGCCGTCCCCTAATTGCGGTGCGGGCCACGCTGGCAAAAGTGACAGCATTGAATGGCCGCTCCAGGAACGTCACGTTACCGAAAAGCTCCGACAGTCTTGCCGCCGCAGGGTTGCGTTCGGGGCTACCGCCGCGATGGGTTAGAATAATGAATGGAAGATCGGACCAGCTAGGCTGGTTGTTTATCCAGGAAGTTAACTGCCGCAGATCGGAAAACCGAAGAGCCTCCTCCGTTGCAACCGCAAAAAAGGTATCGTCATTGAGCGATTGAGCGAATTGAGGAAGATCACTCGCTATCGCACAAGCGATGCCAATTTCCCCCAGCAGCCTGTTTGCGACATCCGCGTCTCGCCCCTGCGGAGTGAAGACCAAGGCCAGTGATGTTACCGGGTCAGGAATTTGCGTCACTCGCGCTTGAGGAATTCAGCAGCGGCCCTGGCGTGCCTACAAACGTCGGCACCCCCCTCAGCACACCTTGGAAACTGGATAGGGGTTCACCAAACGACAACCCCTTGTTGCCTATACCGAACTCGCGGATTGTGTCCTCGTGGTATCCGGTTCGCTTCTTGATGACGGAAACCGCCCGCCGCACCTTGCCAGCCGCCTCGAAATACCGGAGCAAAACAACGGTATCGGCCAAATAGGTCACATCCACAGGCGACTTCATATCGCCAACCAGGCCATGTTGAGCAACGGTCAGAAACGTATTGGTGCCCTGCCTGTTCAAATATTGAAGCAGTTCATGCATGTGGAGAATGAGTGCGTTCTCCTCCGGCATGGAGGCTTGATAGCCGTTGATACTGTCGATCACCACGGTCTTTGCCTGGGCACTATCCACGCGCTCACGGACGCGATGGGCAAACTCACCAGGAGAAAGTTCCGCTGCATCAAGTTGCTCGATATGGAGATCACCCGACTCTCGCATCGTCTCCAGATCGATCCCCATGGCACGCATGCGTGAAAACAACAGACCGAGTTCTTCATCGAAAACAAAGACAGCCGCCTTCTGCCCCCTTCGAATAGTCGATGCCACGAACTGAAACGCAAAGGTGCTTTTACCGGTACCTGCGGGGCCTAAGATCAGCGTGCTGGATCCCAGTTCAACACCCCCACCCAGCAGCGCGTCAAGCGCAGGGATCCCGCTGCTCAACGACACGCGTGCAAAATTCGTCCGGTGTTCAGAAGCTACGAGACGAGGGTAGACAACAACACCACCGGTCTTGATCGTGAAATCGTGATAACCGCCTCGAAACGCCTGACCGCGATATTTCATTACCCGCAGTCTGCGGCGTTCCGGACCGTAATTAGGAGCCAGCTCTTCAAGATGAATGACGCCGTGAACGACACTGTGCACGGTCTTGTCCAAGGTATCCGAGGTCAAGTCATCGAGAAGCAGGACTGTTACGCTTTGCCGGGCGAAAAAGTGTTTTAACGCAAGAATTTGCCGACGATACCTGAGAGAGCTCTGTGCCAAAAGTCGGATTTCCGACAAACTGTCGAGAACAACGCGGCTCGGCTTTACACGCTCGAATGCCTCGAGGATCAGTTTTAGGGTTTCGCCGAGCTCGAGGTCTGAGGAGTACAGCAGGCTCTGTTGCCTGTCGTCGTCAAGAAGCGTTTCGGGAGGGGCAAGCTCGAAAACCTCAATGCTTTCATCGATTGTCAGACCATGCGACGCCGCACCCGCGCGCAATTCGCGTTCGGTTTCCGATAATGTGATGTAGAGGCCTCGCTCGCCAACCTCACTCCCTTGGATAAGAAATTGCAGGGCGATAGTTGTTTTCCCTGTGCCAGGATTTCCTTCCAGCAAAAACACGTGCCCTTTGGAAAGCCCGCCGACCAAGATGTCATCCAGCCCGGATACTCCCGTTTGCGCCTTTTCCACGTTGGGGTCTTCACTCATTCACTGCCCTCATTGTTCGTGCGCTGCCCTCTTTATTCGTGCCGAAAGAACTAGGGCAAAGGAGCGATCTTTCAACTGAAAGGCTTGCCCCTTTCCGGTCATCCTTCCGGCATCCAATTTCCGGCAGGCCACTGCCCGCGCCGGAAACAAACGCGATGTCCCGCCGTTTTAGCGCCCCCTTCGTAAGTCCGAAATCCTTGGTTTCAGTCCCATCATTTCAGCTATAAGGTGGGAAACATCGCCCAAAGGGGATTCAAGGCATATGCCCCCAGAGAAGAAGGACCGTTCGCCTGTTGCGCTGGAACAGCGCGACGTAAGCGCCGACCAGCGCATGTTCTCGCCTTCCCTTGTACGAAATTCGGCGCCGATCCTCGCGGTCCTAAAACGTGTTGTTCCAACACGTGGCGCCGTGCTGGAGATTGGATGCGGGACCGGCGAGCACGCCGTGTGTTTTGCGGGAGCAATGCCCAACCTCACCTGGCAGCCGAGCGATCCGGATGCCGACGCCCGCACCAGCACGTCTAGCTGGATCAAATTCGCAGGGCTGAAGAATGTGCTGGCACCGCGGGATATTGATGTGTGCTCAGGACACTGGGGCGTCGAACAAACGGGGCATTTTGACGCCATCGTGTCGATCAATATGATCCATATCGCGCCATGGGCGGCAAGCTTAGGATTGTTCGCAGGAGCTGGCCGTTTGCTTCACGCTGGTGGGCTTCTTCTTCTCTACGGCCCATTCATGCGCGACGGGGCACACAACGCCCCCTCGAACGCTGCTTTCGACGCGGCTCTAAAGGAGCGCAACCCATCCTGGGGTGTGCGTGATATCGCTGATCTTGAACAAGTGGGTGAGGCCGCTGGACTTAATCTCCGCGAGACGATCGAGATGCCTACCAACAATATGTTGCTGGTCTTCTCCAGCGGTGGTGCCTGAACGACAATCGTCCCAGGTGCCCATGCGACGAGAAATGGGAGGACGCGTCGTGTCAGTCGCCACTGAGCCGGTGCTGGGCGTTGCCAAGGAGATGCGCTCGGTTTTGGCCTTTGGTCAGCGGGTCCTGGAGGGTAGTGGCCTTGGTCCGGACACCTGTGACTTCATGTTCGGTACCCCCAGGAACGGTCGCA
Above is a genomic segment from Ensifer canadensis containing:
- a CDS encoding quinone oxidoreductase family protein, with the protein product MRAVVMNEIGGTEVMEFVDLPEPVATPGHVVVEVAAAGVNFMDIGVRQGMAWTDSPNPKILGVEGAGRIVALGDGVDGFAIGDRVAWVYAPGSYASHVLISTDALVRLPDTIDDKTAASLMMQGLTASHFATDFYPIQPGDTALVHAAAGGVGLLLTQIVRLRGGHVIGRVSSTDKVDVAKAAGANHVIVDTEGKFAAEVLRLTGGEGASVVYDGSGPKTFQGSLAALRRSGTFCWYGPVLGGPGPLDIMGLPKSIKIGYATFFDHISTPELLRARTEQLFRWIHDGSLKLHVGGTYALSDAARAHADMESRATTGKLLLIPTQRGSA
- a CDS encoding TetR/AcrR family transcriptional regulator gives rise to the protein MARNKEFDREQALDDAIEVFREHGFEGTSTQMLVRAMKIGRQSLYDTFGDKWKLYCLAVERYAAAETEAHIAMLRGAPRAQDGIRAMMDRVVENASRACLGVNSVCEFGQNRPDLTAIHQAADRRLKHAAKQCISEAQAQGDLDATLSTEETADFLFANVAGIRIAARGGAGPKELKALARIALRVVT
- a CDS encoding hybrid sensor histidine kinase/response regulator; protein product: MTQIPDPVTSLALVFTPQGRDADVANRLLGEIGIACAIASDLPQFAQSLNDDTFFAVATEEALRFSDLRQLTSWINNQPSWSDLPFIILTHRGGSPERNPAAARLSELFGNVTFLERPFNAVTFASVARTAIRGRRRQYEARARIEELREGESRLQTALLAGRLGTWELELDSMRFAASDTCKAIFGRPATMAFSYEEALSSIHGDDKERVLNAVKESIDSGRDYAIDHRTLWPDGSVHWTEIRARVVSDKSGHPERLVGVSSDITDRKRYEDQLRDLNDTLEERVAQRTAELSRAHDTLLAEVAQRERAEQHLRHAQKMEAIGQLTGGVAHDFNNLLMAVMGNLDLLRKHLANNPKAARLLEGAMQGARRGAALTQRLLAFARRQDLQVEPVDLEKLIRGMTDLLERSIGSAIALRLNLTNGLPHALVDGNQVELALLNLAVNARDAMPDGGSLVVELDLAQSMPEDGLALGSYLRISVTDTGHGMDGETLKKAIDPFFSTKELGKGTGLGLSMIHGLAVQLNGKFQLFSAPGHGTKAEIWFPSTTQKIEDKGMDLTPAQPGVTARAKILVVDDDALIAMSTVDMLEDLGHEVLEANSGARALELLGGGDQIDLMITDYSMPGMNGAQLAKAALEINPALPILVATGYADLPPGAGIDLPRLGKPYTQDQLAFEIAKVLKF
- a CDS encoding ATPase domain-containing protein, whose product is MSEDPNVEKAQTGVSGLDDILVGGLSKGHVFLLEGNPGTGKTTIALQFLIQGSEVGERGLYITLSETERELRAGAASHGLTIDESIEVFELAPPETLLDDDRQQSLLYSSDLELGETLKLILEAFERVKPSRVVLDSLSEIRLLAQSSLRYRRQILALKHFFARQSVTVLLLDDLTSDTLDKTVHSVVHGVIHLEELAPNYGPERRRLRVMKYRGQAFRGGYHDFTIKTGGVVVYPRLVASEHRTNFARVSLSSGIPALDALLGGGVELGSSTLILGPAGTGKSTFAFQFVASTIRRGQKAAVFVFDEELGLLFSRMRAMGIDLETMRESGDLHIEQLDAAELSPGEFAHRVRERVDSAQAKTVVIDSINGYQASMPEENALILHMHELLQYLNRQGTNTFLTVAQHGLVGDMKSPVDVTYLADTVVLLRYFEAAGKVRRAVSVIKKRTGYHEDTIREFGIGNKGLSFGEPLSSFQGVLRGVPTFVGTPGPLLNSSSASDANS
- a CDS encoding DUF938 domain-containing protein, giving the protein MPPEKKDRSPVALEQRDVSADQRMFSPSLVRNSAPILAVLKRVVPTRGAVLEIGCGTGEHAVCFAGAMPNLTWQPSDPDADARTSTSSWIKFAGLKNVLAPRDIDVCSGHWGVEQTGHFDAIVSINMIHIAPWAASLGLFAGAGRLLHAGGLLLLYGPFMRDGAHNAPSNAAFDAALKERNPSWGVRDIADLEQVGEAAGLNLRETIEMPTNNMLLVFSSGGA